GTACAATAGCTCGGTGCCAGGTTTCTTTTAACACACAAAACCAAAAGCCCTCTTGAGATTGTGACAAGAGGGCTTTTGTGTTTTATAAACTCGAAAAGGAAAGATAACGGACAGCCTATGGCTAATGTTGTTGCTGAAAACTTGAGCAAGGTCTATCCAGTTGCTGTCAAAGAATCTGGGTTAAAGGGGACTTTGCTGCATTTTCTGCGTCGCACTTATCGCTCAGTGAAGGCAGTCCAAAGTGTTTCGTTTCAAATCGATCCTGGTGAAGTGGTAGGATTTTTAGGCCCAAACGGAGCAGGCAAAACTACTACGCTGAAAATGCTCACGGGATTAATTCATCCTTCCTCCGGTAAGGTGAAAGTAGCTGGTTATGTACCTTTCCGCCGAGAAGAAGGCTTTTTACAAAAGATTACCTTGGTAATGGGGCAAAAGCAACAACTGCTATGGGACTTACCAGCGTTAGATTCTCTAAAAGTAAATGCTGCTGTATATAATATTACCGATAAAGACTTCCGGTGGAGAGTAGGTGAATTAACTGAGTTATTGAGACTTGAGGGAAAGCTTACTCAACCTGTGCGTAAGCTTTCTTTAGGAGAGCGAATGAAAGCAGAGTTGCTGGCGGCACTTTTGCATCATCCCCAAGTACTTTTTTTAGATGAACCTACACTGGGACTTGATGTGAACGCGCAAGTGGCAGTGCGGGACTTTCTGCGGGAGTACAACCAGCGATACCAAGCTACAGTGCTTTTAACCAGTCACTATATGGCGGATATTACCGCTCTTTGTCAGCGGGTTCTGCTAATTCACCAGGGACAACTAATCTACGATGGTAGTCTTGATAGGCTATTGGAACGGTTTGCACCTTATCGAGAGGTGAAAGTTGAGCTAGCCCAACCTTTGGCTGAAAATGTGCTGTTGCAATATGGAGAGTTGGAATCCATAGAGGGGCGGGAAGTGCGTTTTTTAGTGCAACGAGAAGCACTTACTCGTACTGTTGCCCGTATACTTGCTGAATTAGAAGTGCTAGATTTGACTGTTACTGACCCACCAGTAGAAGAGGTGATAGGCCGAGTATTTAGTGCAGGAGTAGCCTCATGAAAAGGGTTTTGAGGAAAGCGAGAGTGCTACTGTCTGTCTATTATGCTCACATGGTGGAGTATCGAGCAGAACTGGTGCTTTGGGTTTTAGCTGGCTCTTTGCCAATAATACTGATGGGAATTTGGATGCAGGCAGCGCAAGGCGGTCAGTTCGGATTTACACCAGCGGAATTTGCACGCTACTTTTTGGCAGTTTTCTTTGTGCGACAGTTTTCTATAGTTTGGGTAATTTGGGAGTTTGAAAAAGAAGTAGTAGAAGGTAAACTTTCTTCTAAATTGCTACAACCGTTAGATCCGGTGTGGCATCACGTCGCATCTCATATTTCCGAACGCTTTGCTCGCTTGCCATTTGCCATATTGCTGTTTGTGTTATTTTTTATGCTATATCCCCAAGCTATATGGATACCGAGCCTGCAAGCGGTGTTGCTGTGCGTGCTAGCGTTGACGATCGCATTTGTGATGCGGTTTTTGATCCAATATACTTTTGCGATGTTCGCTTTTTGGATTGAAAGGGCTGCTGCGATCGATGAATTGTGGTTTTTGATATACCTATTTTTATCTGGCGTAATTGCACCATTGGAAGTTTTCCCACCGCTAGTGCGAGAAATTGTACTTTGGACTCCGTTTCCCTACCTGATTTATTTTCCAGCCGCTTTGTTAGTCGGGCAAGAAGTGAATGTGGTAAAAGGATTTTTAGTAATGTTCGTTTGGAGTTTGTTATTTTTTATTTGTAATAGATGGTTGTGGCGTCGGGGACTTAAAAAGTATTCGGGAATGGGCGCATAGCAATTAAAAATCAAAAATTTCGGTAATGAAGCGATATTTAAAAGTTTTATCACTATTTTGGAGTACTGCGATCGCAGCTGAGATGGAGTACCGCGTTAACTTTGTCTTATCAGCGCTAAGCAGTGTGGGAAACTTAATCGGCAGTTTGTTCAGCCTATTCTTGTTCTACCGTACTGGCTACACTTTCCGGGATTGGTCTTGGGAAGAAGCTTTAGTAGTACTGGGAATATTTACTTTATTACAAGGCTTTTCCAGCACTTTCCTCGCTCCCAATCTAAATCGGATCGTGCGGCACGTTCAAGAAGGTACTCTCGATTTTGTGTTGCTCAAACCCATCAGCAGCCAGTTTTGGCTTTCCGCACGCAGTATATCACCTTGGGAAATGCCGGATTTGTTATTTGGTTTACTGCTGATTGGATACGCAGGTACAAGGCTGGGTTTGAGTATTAACGATTACTTAGTTAGTATTGTACCTTTATGCTTTGGCTTCCTGATTTTGTACAGCTTGTGGTTTATGTTGGGAGCGACTAGCATCTGGTTCGTCAAAATATACAATGTTACCGAAGTACTCAGA
Above is a genomic segment from Leptolyngbyaceae cyanobacterium containing:
- a CDS encoding ATP-binding cassette domain-containing protein, encoding MANVVAENLSKVYPVAVKESGLKGTLLHFLRRTYRSVKAVQSVSFQIDPGEVVGFLGPNGAGKTTTLKMLTGLIHPSSGKVKVAGYVPFRREEGFLQKITLVMGQKQQLLWDLPALDSLKVNAAVYNITDKDFRWRVGELTELLRLEGKLTQPVRKLSLGERMKAELLAALLHHPQVLFLDEPTLGLDVNAQVAVRDFLREYNQRYQATVLLTSHYMADITALCQRVLLIHQGQLIYDGSLDRLLERFAPYREVKVELAQPLAENVLLQYGELESIEGREVRFLVQREALTRTVARILAELEVLDLTVTDPPVEEVIGRVFSAGVAS
- a CDS encoding ABC transporter permease; translation: MKRYLKVLSLFWSTAIAAEMEYRVNFVLSALSSVGNLIGSLFSLFLFYRTGYTFRDWSWEEALVVLGIFTLLQGFSSTFLAPNLNRIVRHVQEGTLDFVLLKPISSQFWLSARSISPWEMPDLLFGLLLIGYAGTRLGLSINDYLVSIVPLCFGFLILYSLWFMLGATSIWFVKIYNVTEVLRGLLEAGRYPMVAYPATYRFFFTFVIPVAFLTTVPAEAMLGRGEIGWVMGAGLLSVILLFVSVGFWRFALRFYTSASS
- a CDS encoding ABC-2 family transporter protein produces the protein MKRVLRKARVLLSVYYAHMVEYRAELVLWVLAGSLPIILMGIWMQAAQGGQFGFTPAEFARYFLAVFFVRQFSIVWVIWEFEKEVVEGKLSSKLLQPLDPVWHHVASHISERFARLPFAILLFVLFFMLYPQAIWIPSLQAVLLCVLALTIAFVMRFLIQYTFAMFAFWIERAAAIDELWFLIYLFLSGVIAPLEVFPPLVREIVLWTPFPYLIYFPAALLVGQEVNVVKGFLVMFVWSLLFFICNRWLWRRGLKKYSGMGA